Part of the Nicotiana sylvestris chromosome 5, ASM39365v2, whole genome shotgun sequence genome is shown below.
TAGAGCTTAGCATAGCATTCCATCCACGGACCGACGGCCAGTCGGAGCGAACAGTTCAAATCCTAGAGGACATGCTTAGGGCATGTGTGATTAACTTTGGATcatagtgggatcagttcttgcctttgacCAAGTTTGCTTGCAATAATAGTTATCAGGCCAGCAtcaagatggctccatttgaggcatTATATAGTTGGCGATGTCGTTCTCCCATCGGATGGTTTGAGCTCGGCGAGGCTATGTTATATGGTACAAGCTTGGTGAAGGATGCCctagaaaaggtaaagttgatccaggagCGACTTCGAACAacacagtccagacagaagagttatgtggatcagaaggcacgtgatgtatcatttatggtcAGCGAGAAgtttctcttgaaagtctcaccgATGAAAGGTATTATGAGATtcgagaagaagggcaagt
Proteins encoded:
- the LOC138868527 gene encoding uncharacterized protein, whose amino-acid sequence is MAPFEALYSWRCRSPIGWFELGEAMLYGTSLVKDALEKVKLIQERLRTTQSRQKSYVDQKARDVSFMVSEKFLLKVSPMKGIMRFEKKGKLSPWFISPFDMLRRVGEVAYELALPPCLSGVHPVFHMFMLWRYHANLSHVLDFSTIQLDESLGYEEEPVAIVARQDRQLRSKRIPVVKVQ